In one window of Zingiber officinale cultivar Zhangliang chromosome 11A, Zo_v1.1, whole genome shotgun sequence DNA:
- the LOC122031477 gene encoding uncharacterized protein LOC122031477, with amino-acid sequence MSSWNSIVMQRRTPLFVCSMAVVAALLLLSSPASAQTRICGVIIEKLTDTCREYIKIPGPKVNPSAECCALVEKSNVPCLCDNLPPGIEETISLEKAFFVARKCGKKIRAGSKLHGSPVDDLRWNVVRGGWTEKKSEKLTGF; translated from the exons ATGAGCTCTTGGAATTCGATCGTGATGCAGCGCAGGACGCCCCTGTTCGTCTGCTCGATGGCCGTCGTCGCCGCATTATTGCTACTCTCCTCACCGGCGAGTGCTCAGACCAGGATCTGCGGAGTGATCATCGAGAAACTCACCGACACGTGTAGGGAGTACATAAAGATCCCGGGCCCGAAGGTGAACCCCTCCGCAGAGTGCTGCGCCCTAGTCGAGAAATCCAACGTGCCATGCCTGTGCGATAATCTCCCTCCGGGGATCGAGGAGACGATCAGCTTGGAGAAGGCGTTCTTCGTCGCCAGGAAGTGCGGGAAGAAAATTCGCGCAGGAAGCAA ACTTCACGGTTCCCCCGTCGATGATTTGAGATGGAACGTGGTGCGAGGAGGGTGGACGGAGAAGAAATCGGAGAAATTGACAGGCTTTTAG